The Neurospora crassa OR74A linkage group I, whole genome shotgun sequence genome segment CTTGGGAACCTTCCCCGGCGTCCCGCTCAACAACCACGGCCTCCTCTCCCAAAACTCATCCCTGATGATATCCAAATGTTCCACCACAATCTTGGCCTTTGTCCTCaccttcttgtccttttcCACCTGACTCTTCGACTTGACCTCCGGTACGGCGCTGCTGCTCATCTCCtctgcttcctcctcgctgaCTTTTTTCGTCCCTGGCTCCACCAGCTCGTAATTCCTAAAAACCACACTTCCCTTCTTAAACATCTCCGGCTcgttattatagttaatccCAAACTTCTTGAACAAAATCTCGTTCTTGTCTGCCGAAAACGTCCCCTTGAGCATCAACTCGGCTGCCGTCCCGTCCATGCCTCCCTGGTTAATGAGGGCCCAGAACGTGGTGTTGTACAGGTTGTTGATGTGGCAGTCGACCTGGCGCCAGCTCATGTAGTCGCGCAGGTTCTGGACGGACGGGTAGCAGACGGCGCGGCCGTCGAAGGAAGGGAGTGGTGGGGATAAGGGGGGCCCATCGACAAAATAGGTGGGCCAGTGGTGGATGTAGTAGGCTGTGAAGGTCGAGACGATGGTAGAGACGAGTTTGCTGGCGCGTCGCTCGAATAAAGTGCAGGATTTGTGGAAGACGAAACTGTACTCGTCCGACACGCCGTAGGCGATGGTGATGTCGGGGAGCTCGGACATGACAGAGCGCGCGGCGGCGTTCATGAGGTCTAGGGCTCGTTTGTCGTTGGGCTTTTCGAAGGCATATTTGGTGGAGAATCtgggttgttgttttttgttAGTGACTGAAACTGAAATTTGTCTTTCTGGAAAGAACTAGAGACTGCATACTTTGTAAAGCCGCGGCCATCGAGCCTTACTACTATCCAGGTGTTTGGAAGAAGCGAGTCAGGTTGCTCGAACTGCTTGACGTACTCAAACTTGGAGTTCGCCATTGTTTGGggggtatataaatagtcCTTTTCTATTCTATTCTAGACCGTGGTTGTCAGTGCGTGCTTTCAGTAGTCATTCTTGTTTGTTGAGAATAGGAACATACTGGAACAAGAACAGAAGTGAGTAAAACGGAGTGTTGAGTTACCCAAACTTACCAATGGCTATAAAATGTTGTATAAGTGAGATGTCTCGCTTACGATGAACCGAATCTGAGTCTTCACAAGATCGATACCCCACACGGCTTGACCCTGTCGACGGTCATTTTAGCGCTTGACGGTTGTGCCCACCCATTAAAATCCCGGCCGATCCACCACTGTCCTTTTCGCTGCGCCGGCAGGCGGGATtgcttccccccccccccccccccccgacGCACATTGGGCTGGCCGTGCATGCGCCCTGGAACGGGAACCCCACACTGACAGCCTGGAGGTGAAAGCTCCAGGTGGGGGGCGGCCGCGAGTCCGTGAATGGATATTCAAAGCGCGACTGGAAGTTGTCCACCAACATCTCAACCTCAGTACTTATCACTTACACACATTTCCTCCCCGCGACCGTGGCTCAATTCTTTACGCACGACTGCGGAAGACAAAGCGACAAGAGTGCCTCCAACTTCTCGGTATCCCGTCACGACCATGAATTTACTACTTGCGGAAGATTATCTTCTCCAAGATTACCCCGAACACATCACCAACACAATTCGTTCCGGCCACTCTACATGCGTGCGCTTCAACCGGACGGGCGACTTCCTCGCCTCGGGGAGGGTAGATGGCACTGTCGTAATCTGGGATCTTGAGACCATGGGGGTTGCACGAAAGCTTCGAGGACACTCTAAGAACATCACCTCGCTAAGTTGGTCACGGTGTGGTCGGTACTTGCTGTCTGCGTGTCAAGGCTGGAAGGCAATTCTTTGGGATCTACAAGATGGGAGCAAATATTGCGAAGTGCGATTCCGCGCACCCGTTTATGGGGCCGAATTACACCCCATGCATCAGTATGTTATTCGTCGTGAGCTCGATAGTTCCACTGCACTGTAACAGGGATTGATCTAATCATTGCAATGATAGTCACCAGTTTGCTGCCGCGTTATTCGAAGAACAGCCGATGCTCGTCGACGTTAAAGAGTCCGCCCAAGGCGCCAACCCCGTCGAAGTACGACATATCCTTCCTTCGGTCGAGAAACGATCCGACGACGGTGCCGACACCCCGACCAAGGAGAAGCACGCCAAAGAAGATGCGAGGCACATGACGACAGCCATTGTATACACCGCGACAGGCGAACATCTCCTCGCCGGCACGACCAAAGGCCGACTTAATATCATCGATGCGACGACACACAAAATCATCTACTCGGAAAAGATTGCAGGCGGCGTAATAACTACATTACGGCTTACAGAATCAGGCAAGGAGTTGTTGGTGAATGCTCAAGATAGAACAATCAGGACATTCAAGGTGCCAGATCTGACATCGGCAGACCTGGACCCCGACACAATCCAGATTCCGCTCGAGCACAAGTTTCAGGACTTGGTCAACCGTTTATCATGGAACCACGCTGCGTTCAGTTCGACTGGAGAGTACGTCGCAGCTTCGACGTTTAATAACCACGAGCTATACATCTGGGAGCGCGGCCATGGCAGTTTGGTGCGCATGCTGGAGGGTCCGAAGGAGGAACAGGGTGTTATAGAATGGCATCCCCACAAGCCCTTGCTGGCAGCGTGCGGTCTCGAAACAGGGAGGATAAACATCTGGTCGGTCACAAGTCCACAACGATGGTCGGCCCTGGCGCCGGATTTCGTCGAAGTTGAGGAAAACGTCGAGTACattgagaaggaggacgaaTTCGATATACATCCGCATGAGGAAATCCAGAAGCGACGGCTGGACgccgaggacgaagacgtCGACGTGTTggggggcggcggcgctggcggcggcgacgtgGCACCATTCAGGATGCCGGTTCTTTTCAACCTCGGGGAGTCGGATAGCGAAGAAGAGTTTGTGAACGTGGGATTGGGGACGCTCAGGCGTAAGAGCCCTGACGATCAAGACGACGGTGCACCCGCAAGTGAGGGGAGACCGCCTGCCAAGAAGACGGTCACGCAAAGGACTCGGACAAGGAAGAGGTGAGAAGACATGGAACACGACGGATGCAATGAAACAAAGAGAAAGATACCCATGGATTTTACTAGTGTAACTATCGAATGACCTCGGAGCTAGGTAATTAAGGGTTTTGATGGACTTCAGTTTGGTAGCATGTAGCGACACCAGCCATTTGAAACGTACATTTTTTCGGAGAGATAATAAAGATAAGTAAATTAACAAGCAAATAGACTTGTTCTGGTGTGTCCAGTGTAGTAACAAAATTCACGATCCACATTGGGGCTTTTTGTGTGATTCCTCGATGTTCACTTTCATCAGATGCTATGACGCAATTGTAGGAACAAGTTGACATGGCAGTTCCAAGTTCGGCGACAGGAGCAACAATGGCATCCATAATACACTATTTAACCGAATGGGTCGCGGCATGGTGGGGATTGGTTTGGATCTCCTCGTCCCGTCCAGGTCGGGTCGCTGTCGTCCATTGCCGGCTGGCTGTTAACGTTGACTGCAACCGTGACAGCAACAGCcaggcgggcgggcgggcgggcggggcATCCATcttggagaagaaaaagatcgGACAAAATGCCAGGCACCAAGCGGCGTGGTCACGAACCCTCCAGTCGGTTCCTCTGTAGTTGTAGGACAAGGAAATGGATGGAAAGCTGGAGCGGGTGATgctgagatggatggatggagggcAACCTGGAATGGCTCAATGATGCGGTTGCGGTCGTTGTCAGGCCCGAGCGAGCAACGGGGCGTTTCCAGTCTTCCAGTTCGGGTTTCCAGACTTCAGGCAATGGCCCCCGCGCCTTGAGTCACTGGCCGGGGAGGCCTGGAATGGATGGTAGCGCGGTACAATCAAGATACTTGTTCGAAGCTGCAGTCAACAGCCATTCACCAGGCCCTCAGGCAAACCTCAGTATTCAAGTTGATGTACCGCCAAGTACCAGTCAACTCCCTTCACCCTGCCCCAGCCGCTGCTCGGAGCCTTTTGGTGCTTTGTCACCCAGTGCCACAAGTGGATCCCTTACTGCATCAGGGCTAGTGGCTTCTCGCCTCTTGTCCCGCGTCGGTTTCTGGCTGGGCGGACGAGGGCGGTAGAACTTTTCAACCAGCGTGGAGGTCTGCCACCTTCCTTCCTGCTCCATACCCCAAACAACACCGCACCCCTTCCAAAATTCCCCATCTCCGCAAAGCGCGTCCACATCGCCGGATTCTGCTTGCTGGTCGTCCCCAATCACCACGATTCCGACGACTTTTTAATCGACCGTGCCGACCGCGGTCATTCGCGTAATCAACCggtcccttttctttttccatcgCACGCGATACTGGCGGGGCCGACAGCGTGCTCGGCGGACTAGTTAGCTCCTTTCGGGGGCCCGTTGGCCTGGACAACGCAGTGGAGGACAACCAAGGGACTTTCGATTCCATCACCAAAACACCATCACGCCACCTCGAGCCGACTGTGTGCATCGAGGCCTCTCGCTTTCCGTCTTTTAGagaatactaatatccttttttttgtccGTCTTATTCGCTTTCGCCCCCGGGTTTGCGCGCGGCGCCCGAGACAGCCACGACAACTGTGTGATTGACGGTCGCTCGTCTCACCGTCATTTGACAAACCTGCCACCTTTTGGACATCGAGAACCGAATTTTTCCATTCAAGGACTGTAGAGCGTCGACTGGTTTCCCAAGATGGCGAACCTATACTTT includes the following:
- a CDS encoding tRNA(His) guanylyltransferase, variant, whose amino-acid sequence is MANSKFEYVKQFEQPDSLLPNTWIVVRLDGRGFTKFSTKYAFEKPNDKRALDLMNAAARSVMSELPDITIAYGVSDEYSFVFHKSCTLFERRASKLVSTIVSTFTAYYIHHWPTYFVDGPPLSPPLPSFDGRAVCYPSVQNLRDYMSWRQVDCHINNLYNTTFWALINQGGMDGTAAELMLKGTFSADKNEILFKKFGINYNNEPEMFKKGSVVFRNYELVEPGTKKVSEEEAEEMSSSAVPEVKSKSQVEKDKKVRTKAKIVVEHLDIIRDEFWERRPWLLSGTPGKVPKEP
- a CDS encoding WD domain-containing protein, yielding MNLLLAEDYLLQDYPEHITNTIRSGHSTCVRFNRTGDFLASGRVDGTVVIWDLETMGVARKLRGHSKNITSLSWSRCGRYLLSACQGWKAILWDLQDGSKYCEVRFRAPVYGAELHPMHHHQFAAALFEEQPMLVDVKESAQGANPVEVRHILPSVEKRSDDGADTPTKEKHAKEDARHMTTAIVYTATGEHLLAGTTKGRLNIIDATTHKIIYSEKIAGGVITTLRLTESGKELLVNAQDRTIRTFKVPDLTSADLDPDTIQIPLEHKFQDLVNRLSWNHAAFSSTGEYVAASTFNNHELYIWERGHGSLVRMLEGPKEEQGVIEWHPHKPLLAACGLETGRINIWSVTSPQRWSALAPDFVEVEENVEYIEKEDEFDIHPHEEIQKRRLDAEDEDVDVLGGGGAGGGDVAPFRMPVLFNLGESDSEEEFVNVGLGTLRRKSPDDQDDGAPASEGRPPAKKTVTQRTRTRKR